From Eptesicus fuscus isolate TK198812 chromosome 22, DD_ASM_mEF_20220401, whole genome shotgun sequence, a single genomic window includes:
- the ZNF165 gene encoding zinc finger protein 165 isoform X1, whose amino-acid sequence MMTESKRAAAQNPQEDEGLLRVKVEEEDFVWGQDACSERSDFLKQELCRQLFRHFSYHEAPGPRQALCRLRELCGLWLQPETHSKEQMLELLVLEQLLSILPAELQALVREQCPQSGEEVVTALEDERSSGEAVLQVPVPGHGQEIFRRKAAPPEPAFTDRLQPADTKDLQGYSEPPLPRDFDNETENNVSLSSLDVHENTGSQRIVSGRPSTFASEESAEPWDISKSAGQRKQQQENEPGESRRPLSDQDGGFSKVLTHKNILSGEIISHNGCDRSVNLNPNEFTHHRSCRHSTCDQSLKWNSGFIMHQRIYIGGKTPQCGKSLKHSNLIKQTAVFSGEKTHQCSECGKAFRHSSKLTRHQKIHTGERPYECNECGKGFAGRSDLIRHQRIHSGERPFECKECGRAFSLNSHLILHQRIHTREKPYACSECGKTFRVSSHLIRHLRVHTGEKPYACSECGRAFSQSSHLSQHRRIHKRESLLM is encoded by the exons ATGATGACAGAGTCCAAGAGAGCTGCAGCTCAGAATCCTCAGGAGGATGAAGGGCTCCTGAGAGTGAAGGTCGAGGAGGAAGATTTTGTctgggggcaggacgcttgctCAGAGAGAAGTGATTTTCTCAAGCAGGAGCTGTGCCGGCAGCTGTTCAGGCATTTCAGCTACCACGAAGCACCTGGGCCCCGCCAGGCACTGTGCCGGCTCCGTGAGCTCTGtgggctgtggctgcagcccgAGACGCACAGCAAGGAGCAGATGCTggagctgctggtgctggagcaacTCCTGAGCATCCTGCCCgcggagctgcaggccctggtgcGAGAGCAGTGCCCACAGAGCGGGGAGGAGGTGGTGACAGCGCTGGAAGACGAGAGAAGCAGCGGTGAAGCCGTGCTCCAG GTTCCAGTCCCTGGGCACGGGCAGGAAATATTCAGGAGAAAGGCTGCACCTCCTGAACCAGCATTTACTGACCGGCTCCAGCCAGCAGACACCAAGGACCTTCAGGGTTATTCAGAACCCCCTCTCCCACGGGACTTCG ATAATGAGACTGAAAACAACGTGTCTTTGTCAAGTCTGGACGTTCATGAAAACACAGGCTCACAGAGAATTGTATCAGGACGACCTTCGACATTTGCATCAGAGGAGTCTGCTGAGCCTTGGGACATCTCCAAGTCTGCAGGCCAGAGAAAGCAGCAACAGGAAAACGAACCTGGGGAGTCCCGGAGACCATTGTCTGATCAGGATGGAGGTTTTAGCAAAGTCCTCACCCACAAAAATATACTTTCAGGTGAAATAATAAGTCACAATGGATGTGACAGAAGCGTAAACCTGAACCCAAATGAATTTACACACCACAGATCTTGTAGACACAGTACCTGTGACCAAAGTCTCAAGTGGAATTCGGGTTTTATTATGCATCAAAGAATTTATATTGGAGGAAAAACTCCCCAATGTGGAAAATCTCTCAAGCACTCAAACCTTATTAAACAGACAGCAGTTTTCAGTGGAGAGAAAACCCATCAATGTAGTGAGTGTGGGAAAGCTTTCAGGCACAGCTCAAAGCTTACTAGACACCAGAAAATCCACACGGGGGAGAGACCCTATGAGTGTAACGAGTGTGGAAAAGGCTTTGCAGGGAGATCAGATCTCATTAGACATCAGAGAATCCACTCTGGGGAGAGACCCTTTGAATGCAAAGAATGTGGAAGAGCCTTCAGCCTGAACTCACACCTCATCCtgcatcagagaattcataccaGAGAGAAACCCTATGCgtgcagtgagtgtgggaaaaCATTCAGGGTGAGCTCACACCTCATTCGACACCTGagagtccacactggagagaaaccctatgcgTGCAGCGAGTGCGGGAGAGCCTTCAGTCAGAGCTCGCACCTCAGCCAACATCGGAGAATTCACAAGAGGGAAAGCCTATTAATGTGA
- the ZNF165 gene encoding zinc finger protein 165 isoform X2: MMTESKRAAAQNPQEDEGLLRVKVEEEDFVWGQDACSERSDFLKQELCRQLFRHFSYHEAPGPRQALCRLRELCGLWLQPETHSKEQMLELLVLEQLLSILPAELQALVREQCPQSGEEVVTALEDERSSGEAVLQIMRLKTTCLCQVWTFMKTQAHRELYQDDLRHLHQRSLLSLGTSPSLQARESSNRKTNLGSPGDHCLIRMEVLAKSSPTKIYFQVK, encoded by the exons ATGATGACAGAGTCCAAGAGAGCTGCAGCTCAGAATCCTCAGGAGGATGAAGGGCTCCTGAGAGTGAAGGTCGAGGAGGAAGATTTTGTctgggggcaggacgcttgctCAGAGAGAAGTGATTTTCTCAAGCAGGAGCTGTGCCGGCAGCTGTTCAGGCATTTCAGCTACCACGAAGCACCTGGGCCCCGCCAGGCACTGTGCCGGCTCCGTGAGCTCTGtgggctgtggctgcagcccgAGACGCACAGCAAGGAGCAGATGCTggagctgctggtgctggagcaacTCCTGAGCATCCTGCCCgcggagctgcaggccctggtgcGAGAGCAGTGCCCACAGAGCGGGGAGGAGGTGGTGACAGCGCTGGAAGACGAGAGAAGCAGCGGTGAAGCCGTGCTCCAG ATAATGAGACTGAAAACAACGTGTCTTTGTCAAGTCTGGACGTTCATGAAAACACAGGCTCACAGAGAATTGTATCAGGACGACCTTCGACATTTGCATCAGAGGAGTCTGCTGAGCCTTGGGACATCTCCAAGTCTGCAGGCCAGAGAAAGCAGCAACAGGAAAACGAACCTGGGGAGTCCCGGAGACCATTGTCTGATCAGGATGGAGGTTTTAGCAAAGTCCTCACCCACAAAAATATACTTTCAGGTGAAATAA
- the LOC103304020 gene encoding putative olfactory receptor 2W6 gives MWSQVMEKDNASSPEGFVLLGFSDRPRLELVLFVVVLAFYLLTLLGNVTIILLSALDSRLHTPMYFFLANLSFLDLCFTTGSVPQMLYNLRGPDKTISYLGCATQLFFVLALGGVECVLLAVMAYDRRAAVCQPLRYAVLLRPRRCGQLASLAWLSGFGNSLIMTPQTLMLPRCGHRRVDHFLCEMPALIGMACVDTMALEALAFALAVVIILAPLTLILISYGHIARAVHRIKSAAGRQKALHTCSAHLTVVSLFYGTIIYMYLQPANTQSQDQGKFLTLLYTIVTPSVNPLIYTLRNKDVKEAMKKVLGKWGAEM, from the coding sequence ATGTGGTCCCAGGTGATGGAGAAGGACAACGCAAGTTCTCCTGAAGGCTTCGTCCTGCTGGGCTTCTCGGACCGTCCCCGCCTGGAGCTGGTCCTCTTTGTGGTCGTCCTCGCGTTTTACCTGCTGACGCTTCTCGGGAACGTGACCATCATTCTGCTGTCGGCGCTGGACTCCCGGCTGCACACACCCATGTATTTCTTCTTGGCCAACCTCTCCTTCCTGGACCTGTGCTTCACCACAGGCTCCGTCCCTCAGATGCTCTACAACCTGCGGGGCCCGGACAAGACCATCAGCTACCTGGGCTGCGCCACGCAGCTCTTCTTCGTCCTGGCGCTGGGCGGGGTGGAGTGCGTCCTGCTGGCGGTCATGGCCTACGACCGCCGCGCTGCCGTCTGCCAGCCCCTGCGCTACGCCGTCCTCCTGCGCCCGCGCCGCTGCGGGCAGCTGGCGTCCCTGGCCTGGCTGAGCGGCTTTGGCAATTCTCTCATCATGACGCCCCAGACGTTGATGCTGCCCCGCTGCGGGCACCGGCGGGTGGACCACTTTCTCTGCGAGATGCCGGCCCTGATCGGCATGGCCTGCGTGGACACCATGGCCCTGGAGGCGCTGGCGTTTGCGTTGGCCGTCGTCATCATCCTGGCCCCGCTCACCCTCATCCTCATCTCCTACGGGCACATCGCGCGCGCTGTGCACAGGATCAAGTCTGCGGCCGGGAGGCAGAAAGCCTTGCACACCTGCAGCGCCCACCTGACCGTGGTCTCGCTCTTCTACGGCACCATCATCTACATGTACCTCCAGCCGGCCAACACGCAGTCCCAGGACCAGGGAAAGTTCCTGACTCTACTGTACACCATCGTCACTCCCAGTGTGAACCCCCTCATATACACCCTGAGAAACAAAGACGTCAAGGAGGCCATGAAGAAGGTGCTAGGGAAGTGGGGTGCAGAGATGTAG